Part of the Natrialbaceae archaeon AArc-T1-2 genome, AGTGTTCTTCGCCGGGCGGGAAGACGATCAGGTCGCCGCTCGACACCGCCCGTTCTTCGTCACGCGTCGCGACGATTCCCTCTCCCTCGATGACGTACAGCACCTGCACGCCCGCGTGCGTGTGGAACTTCGTTCGCTCTCCCGGCCGAAAGGTGACCGCTGCCGAACGGACGGCGTTCCCGTCGAACTCGCTCTCGACGCTCTCCGAGAGCAGGGCTGTGGAGACCTGAACTGGGTGCTCCCACTCGGTCGGTTCTGCGGTGTTCGTCACGTCCATGGTGTCCAGTCTGGACGTCGATTCCCGCGCTCTTGAAACGAACGCGCCGTTCAGTTGACGCTCTCGGGGAGTGAACTGTCGATGTATCCTGCCAGGAGGGAGAACTCACGGGGGCAAGTGACGTCTCGAGAGTCGGGTGGTGGCCTACTCGGCAGAGTCTACGACGTCGTCGGCGACCGCTCTCCCCAGGCTGGTGTGGAACAGCCGATAGTAGAGGAACGGGCCGCAGATCATCGGCCAGACCACTCCCTGGGCCCACTCGACGCGCGTCGTGGGGAGCAATCGTGCGCTACCGAGCACCCGCTGGGGGCGGCTGGGTTGGGGAAGATCGCCGGGAACGTGGAGCGGAGGGCTGGTTCGACGAACACCATCAGCAGGATGGCGACACCTCCCCCGAACACGAGAAACTCGGCTACGAGGCGGCGACCTGCCTCACTCTGGAGGACGCGACGTTCGCGCTCGCGCATGAGTGACTCAAAGTCTCGATCACCGTACTCATTCACGGCTGTGGCCGGACCGAAATCCGAGGGGCTCGTCTACAACGGCCGACGACAGGGCGATTCAGTTGCGATTGGACGGCGATCGGTAGCCGGGGTACAGATTCGGTATCCAGCAGCGAGAAGTCGATCCGATATTCTGTCACTCGTAGGCCTCGTACGGCTCGACCAACGTCAGGAGATCTTGTTCCAGTTCACCGCCAACAAACCGGACGTGCCCCGTTTCAGCCTCGTAGTCGATTATCCGAGCCTCCTCCAGTTTTGGAAGATGAGTATGGTGAAGTGCGATTCGGACGCGTTGTTGGTGTTCGTCTGACTCCCGTCTCGGGTCTTCGTTCCGAACCCGGTCTGCAACGCGATCTACGAGCGCATCGTATTCCAGTGTCTTCTCAGAAGCGTTGTCCAACGCGTTAAGGGTGGCGCGTCGGTGTTCGTTCGCTACTGCCGACAGAATCGTCTCGGGGGAGATCGATCTCTCACGCCCCGAAGAACCGGTACGCTCATCAATTGACTGTATATCACGTGTCCCCAGCTCTCGACTCTCATCCATACTCACCTAGTGTAGGCCCAACTGCCTGGTTCTGTCCCATGGTGTGTAAAGGAGACGGTCAGTCCACGTGCGCCGCTGACTCGGGAGTAAGAAGTGCATACCTCCCGAACGTACCAATGGCACGACGTAATCGCTCCGTCACTGCCTGATCGGAAATCCCGAGCTCGGCAGCTAACTCCGCGGTCGTACAGCCGCGTGGAATGTCGTAGTATCCCCTTCGAATGGCAAGCGTCAACGCTTCTCGTTGGGGCTCACTCAGGCCGTACCACGGACCGGCCTCAGGTTCCGTCGGATTATATATGCGGGTTAGCTCCAGAGAGATGTGCGCGTCCTCACAACAGGTCTGGCACTGATTCAATGCCTCGCGGTCTGAAAACCGTATCTCGAAATTCCACCCTTCCGACGAGCCAGTCGCACCCAGTATCTGCCCGTCGTGTTCCAAGATGCACTGAAAAAGGTGGTCCTGGCTCGCATCCCAGTCGATCCTGATTAGCGTCCTGTCGTCGAACACGTCCACCTCTGTGACGCTGTTGACCGTTGGATAGCGTTCGACGGCTTCGAGAAAGTCGTTTTCGACCGGTTCGTAGACCCAGAAGAGCGGCACAGTCACGTTCCCACTCGGGACGAGCGTTTCCAGTTCGATGGCCGAGGCTTGCTCTAGATTGAGGATTTGCCCGAGTTCAAAATCATCGGATGGGATGCGAACCTCCGTTATCACGCTCATACTCGCTTGTAAGACTAGATTGTCCGATTGCACAAAAGGAGATGACATGGTGCACCATGGCCATCCGGGTGCCAGATGGTACATCCCCGCTCGCAGCGCACACCATCTCCGCCAGCAACGGTGCGTTGACTCGTCTCGAAGCCATGGTACACCACCCATGCCGGTTATTCGTCTGCCAGACGAAGGCTTCCGCATGGCGACTGTAATGGAGTTTACGAGTCCGGTAGCGGAGTTTCCGCTGGGAAGTGTGTTCGAGAATCTGCCGGGTGTGACCGTTGAACTGGAGCGATTGATTCCACACGAGACGCTGATTATCCCGTACTTCTGGGTGCGCGATGTAGAAACGGAGGATATCGAAGCTGCGTTCGAGGCACATTCCGGCGTGAGCAACATTCGAGTGGTCGATAGCGTCGAAGACGAGTATCTCATGCGTGCCGAGTGGGAATCAGAGTACTTCGGCATCCTGAGTGCGCTTGCCAAGGCCAACGTCGTCGTGCTTTCCGGGATTGGAACGAAAGAGGAATGGCGGTTCGAGGTACGCGGTGAGAGTCAGGAGACGCTCGCTGAGTTTCGAGAGTACTGCCAGGAAAACGACATTCCGATAGCGATCACCGCCGTCCACGCCATGCTTCCGATCCAGGGAGAGGGCTACGAGTTGACCGAGACCCAACGCGAGGCGCTGGTACTAGCCTACGAACGGGGCTACTTCGACTCCCCACGCGAGGCGTCGCTCGAAGAGATTGCCGACGAGCTCGGTATCACCCAGCAGTCACTATCGTCACGACTCCGTCGGGGACATCGACGCCTCATTGGAGCGACACTCAGCAGTTCGTCGTGACCGTTCGGATAGCCCACCCTTTAAATCTGCTGTATTATCAGTAGCCCAGTTGAACCGACTCAGACGTCTAGAATCAGGCTAGATGGGTACAACGATATCTGGGGTTGGAGTCGAAGCGGTTGAGCACGCTCAGGAATCTGGGACTGTTCGCACCCAGTTCGATCAGGAGAAGACACCAGCGAGCATGGCTGTTGTCGCAACGCTGGCGGACGTAATGGATACTGATCCTGTAGAACTCGACCCGCTCCATTCCACTGTTGACGCCGACGAATTAGATGCGCTCGTCCGCGTTCGCAACGGGATAAACGGGGATACCCACGTTACGTTCACGCACGAGGGGCACACGATAACCGTCCACAGCTACGGTGTGGTCGCCATCACACCAGAACACGAACTCACAGCGGAGAAATACGAAAGGGACGAGGGAAGATGACGTCTGAGGAGGCCTTGCTTACGTCGAAGGAGGAATTGAACGCGGAGCTGAAAGCACTCCTTCGCAGGGCATACGAGAGTGGAATCGATGTGGAAGGCGGATTCGAATGTCGGAATGGGGTCGAACATCCTGACTGGGACGTGATCGTCACCGAAGTCGAAAAGAACGAGCATTCGGAGTGAACGACTTCGAGCGTGGCCGGATCGGTAGCAACTACTTGCTCCTCGAGGATCGTCGCCTCGAGGTGAAGCTCTGTGAGAGATTCAGCGAGAGTGGCAAGCGGTAGCGTTTTGTCTAAGTCGATGCTAACCGTGACTTGCGCGTCGATTGTGGCGTGCATGGGTCACTTCGGGGTAGGTACCAGAGGTGACCCTGTTTCCACAGGAGTCAGTTACGACTCTAGACGAGTGTGGGACACGACCAGATGTTTTGAGCGAACGGCATGTCGACGCTTATGCCGTAGACCGTGGCGTCGAGGTCCTCGAACGCGTCCATCGAATCGCGGAACGTACACATCTCTTCGGTACAGCCGCCCGTGAACGCGGCGGGGTAGAACGCGAGAACGATCGGGCCATCGCCAAGCGCCGCAGACAGCGTGAACGGTTCGACATCGTTGTACGCCTGTCCGCTCGCTCGAGGTACTGTGAAGTCGGGTGCGCGTTCTCCTTCGTCGACCATACGCCCCGTTTCGCACTCGTCGGTATAGGGGTTCGCATGCGTCGTCGACGACCCCGGGCCAGCGTCCGCCGACGCCGTCACTCCCAGCGTTGAACGGCGACGGTCTCGCCGGAGGGGATCCCCTCGCGATCCTCCTCGACGACCACCCAGCCGTCCGCGAGTGCGACGCTCGAGAGCACGCCCGAGCCGCTGGCCCGGGTCGGGATCGCCACCCGGTCGCCGTCGCGGTCCTCGAGTCGGACCCGGGCAAACGTCCGGGTGCCGGGTTCGCTCGGGATCTTGCGTCCGAGGCGAGCCTGGACCGTCGGATGCGGTTCGGGGGTCGTTCCCTCGAGCCAGCGAAGCGTCGGCCGGAGGAACTGGACGGCGTTGATGATACAGGCGACGGGATAGCCCGGCAAGGCGAGCACGGGCGTCTCCTCGACGAGGCCGAGACAGACGGGGTGGCCCGGCTTCAGCGCGACGCCGTGGACGAGCACCTCGCCGAGGTCGTCGATCACCTCCGGCAGGAGGTCCCGTTCGCCCACGGAGGAGCCGCCGGTGGTGACGACGACATCGTTCGTCAGGTCTCGCTGGATCGCGACCCGAAGCGCCTCGTGGTCGTCGGTGACGATGTCGCGATAGGTCGCGTCGCCGCCCCAGCGTTCGACCAGCCGCGAGATGGTAAGTCCGTTCGTCTCGATCACCTCGCCGGGATCGGGGTCGGCCTCGACGAGTTCCTCGCCGGTCGGAATCACGCCGACCGAGGGCCGTTCGGCGACGGCGACGCGCTCGAGTCCGACCGAGCGCAACAGGCCGAGGTCGGAGGGTCGGAGCCGGTGGCCCGGCTCGTACAGCTCCGTGCCGGCCTCGACGTCCTCGCCGGCCGGCGCGACGTTTTCGCCCTCCGCGACGGCGTCTCCGATCTCGAGTTCGCCCGTCGTCTCGAGTTCGGTGACGTGTTCGATCATCACGACGGCGTCGGCGCCGTCGGGAAGGTCACTGCCCGTGTGGACCCGGACCGCAGTGCCGGGCTCGACGGGGTCGTCCTCGGCGATCCGGACGACCTCCGGCGAGCGAGCGCTCGCCCCGAAGGTGTCCCGTGCGCGAACGGCGTAGCCGTCCATCGCTGCCCGGTCGTAGTGGGGGACGTTCCGGCTCGCCGTGATCGATTCGGCCAGTACCCGACCGTCCGCATGTTCGAGGGCGATCCGCTCGGACCCTGGTCCTGCGAGGTCTGAGACGGCCTCATGAAGTATCTCTCGAGCGCGTGCGACGCGGGTTCGTTCCTTGAACCCCGCTTCCGTTCGGTTGCTGTCGGCACCTTCCATACTCGGAGTGGTGGGTGCGAACGGGTAAAACGTGAGGGTGTCGGCGACGGGCGGACAGACTACTCGAGGTCGACCAACCGTTCTTTGGCCGCCCGCGTCAGGGACTTGATCTCGTGCTCGCGGGACATCGCGTCCGATCGGGTCTCGTAGCGTTCGTGATAGACGAGCTCGACCGGCGTTCGACCGCGGGTGTACTTCGCGCCCTCGCCGGCGTCGTGTTCGGCGACGCGACGCTCGAGGTCGGTCGTATAGCCCGTATACAGCGAACCGTCGGCACACTCGAGGACGTAGACGACGTGATCGGTCACGACGCGTAGTACGGCAGACGAGACGAAAAGCTCGGCGGCCACGGCGTCGGGGTCCAGTGAAGTGGTCGCGTATGCGATGCGTCGAAATCAGGCGGAACGGGCACGCTGTCGCGAAACCTCCGCGATTCCGGCGTTTGCCGAACAG contains:
- a CDS encoding DUF7344 domain-containing protein; translation: MDESRELGTRDIQSIDERTGSSGRERSISPETILSAVANEHRRATLNALDNASEKTLEYDALVDRVADRVRNEDPRRESDEHQQRVRIALHHTHLPKLEEARIIDYEAETGHVRFVGGELEQDLLTLVEPYEAYE
- a CDS encoding GIY-YIG nuclease family protein; amino-acid sequence: MTDHVVYVLECADGSLYTGYTTDLERRVAEHDAGEGAKYTRGRTPVELVYHERYETRSDAMSREHEIKSLTRAAKERLVDLE
- a CDS encoding HalOD1 output domain-containing protein; amino-acid sequence: MAVVATLADVMDTDPVELDPLHSTVDADELDALVRVRNGINGDTHVTFTHEGHTITVHSYGVVAITPEHELTAEKYERDEGR
- a CDS encoding molybdopterin molybdotransferase MoeA, encoding MEGADSNRTEAGFKERTRVARAREILHEAVSDLAGPGSERIALEHADGRVLAESITASRNVPHYDRAAMDGYAVRARDTFGASARSPEVVRIAEDDPVEPGTAVRVHTGSDLPDGADAVVMIEHVTELETTGELEIGDAVAEGENVAPAGEDVEAGTELYEPGHRLRPSDLGLLRSVGLERVAVAERPSVGVIPTGEELVEADPDPGEVIETNGLTISRLVERWGGDATYRDIVTDDHEALRVAIQRDLTNDVVVTTGGSSVGERDLLPEVIDDLGEVLVHGVALKPGHPVCLGLVEETPVLALPGYPVACIINAVQFLRPTLRWLEGTTPEPHPTVQARLGRKIPSEPGTRTFARVRLEDRDGDRVAIPTRASGSGVLSSVALADGWVVVEEDREGIPSGETVAVQRWE
- a CDS encoding helix-turn-helix domain-containing protein, whose product is MSVITEVRIPSDDFELGQILNLEQASAIELETLVPSGNVTVPLFWVYEPVENDFLEAVERYPTVNSVTEVDVFDDRTLIRIDWDASQDHLFQCILEHDGQILGATGSSEGWNFEIRFSDREALNQCQTCCEDAHISLELTRIYNPTEPEAGPWYGLSEPQREALTLAIRRGYYDIPRGCTTAELAAELGISDQAVTERLRRAIGTFGRYALLTPESAAHVD
- a CDS encoding helix-turn-helix domain-containing protein, which encodes MATVMEFTSPVAEFPLGSVFENLPGVTVELERLIPHETLIIPYFWVRDVETEDIEAAFEAHSGVSNIRVVDSVEDEYLMRAEWESEYFGILSALAKANVVVLSGIGTKEEWRFEVRGESQETLAEFREYCQENDIPIAITAVHAMLPIQGEGYELTETQREALVLAYERGYFDSPREASLEEIADELGITQQSLSSRLRRGHRRLIGATLSSSS
- a CDS encoding cupin domain-containing protein; the protein is MDVTNTAEPTEWEHPVQVSTALLSESVESEFDGNAVRSAAVTFRPGERTKFHTHAGVQVLYVIEGEGIVATRDEERAVSSGDLIVFPPGEEHWHGNTTDATEPFTHVYFLAERGDGELTVLEEP